One window from the genome of Esox lucius isolate fEsoLuc1 chromosome 23, fEsoLuc1.pri, whole genome shotgun sequence encodes:
- the LOC105029991 gene encoding ladderlectin → MAMLTFLLLLCAAFALDNAQNLKDKDKEILKDLLHNLPMVNQGPQSRSSSCPHGWANYGKVCYQYVSILASWTDAELICLQLGGNLASVHSLSEYNFLWSVLKSGGAKSPVWIGAHDAVKEGVWLWSDGSRFTYQKWNRGEPNNSGGQENCMQMNFGAEGGQNDEKCWFQYPCMCARKL, encoded by the exons ATGGCGATGTTGACCTTTCTTCTGCTTCTTTGTGCTGCCTTTGCTCTGGACAATGCAC AGAACCTGAAggacaaagacaaagaaattCTGAAGGACCTGCTACACAACCTGCCAATGG TGAACCAAGGACCACAAAGCAGAAGCTCGTCATGCCCACATGGCTGGGCCAATTATGGGAAAGTCTGTTATCAGTACGTCTCCATCTTGGCCAGTTGGACAGATGCAGAG ctTATCTGTTTGCAGTTAGGAGGTAACCTGGCATCAGTACACAGTCTTTCGGAGTATAACTTTCTTTGGTCTGTCCTCAAAAGCGGTGGGGCTAAATCGCCGGTATGGATTGGAGCACATGATGCAGTCAAG GAGGGTGTTTGGCTGTGGAGTGATGGTTCTAGATTTACCTACCAGAAATGGAACCGTGGGGAACCAAATAACTCAGGTGGTCAGGAGAACTGCATGCAGATGAACTTTGGAG CTGAAGGTGGGCAGAATGACGAAAAATGTTGGTTTCAATATCCATGTATGTGTGCCAGAAAACTGTAA